One Gordonia zhaorongruii DNA segment encodes these proteins:
- a CDS encoding 4-hydroxy-3-methylbut-2-enyl diphosphate reductase yields the protein MAESKRVLLASPRGYCAGVDRAVEAVERALDKHGAPVYVRKEIVHNRHVVDTLSDRGAIFVNETDEVPEEAIVVFSAHGVSPEVHRSAAERKLQTIDATCPLVTKVHQEAKRFARDDYDIVLVGHEGHEEVEGTAGEAPQHIQLVDGPDAVDNVEVRDPERVVWLSQTTLSVDETMQTVKRLREKFPELNDPPSDDICYATQNRQVAVKAMAPKCDLVIVVGSQNSSNSQRLVEVALQNGAASSYLVDYARDIDLSWLDGVTTIGVTSGASVPEILVRGVIDLVAEHGFEDVETVTTAEETLTFALPRELRPARAAPQSQS from the coding sequence ATGGCTGAATCGAAGCGAGTCCTCCTTGCCTCCCCGCGCGGGTACTGCGCGGGAGTCGATCGTGCCGTCGAGGCCGTGGAACGAGCCCTCGACAAGCACGGTGCTCCCGTCTACGTGCGCAAGGAGATTGTTCACAATCGTCATGTGGTCGACACCCTCAGCGACCGGGGGGCGATCTTCGTCAACGAGACCGATGAGGTGCCCGAGGAGGCGATCGTCGTCTTCTCGGCGCACGGTGTCTCACCCGAGGTGCACCGCAGCGCCGCCGAACGGAAGCTCCAGACCATCGATGCCACCTGCCCGCTGGTGACCAAGGTGCACCAGGAGGCCAAGCGGTTCGCCCGCGACGACTACGACATCGTCCTCGTCGGACACGAAGGCCACGAGGAGGTCGAGGGCACCGCGGGCGAGGCTCCCCAGCACATCCAGTTGGTCGACGGCCCCGATGCGGTCGACAACGTCGAGGTGCGCGACCCCGAACGTGTCGTCTGGCTCTCGCAGACCACGCTGTCGGTGGACGAGACCATGCAGACGGTCAAGCGGTTGCGGGAGAAGTTCCCCGAACTGAACGATCCGCCGTCGGACGACATCTGCTACGCGACGCAGAACCGTCAGGTGGCGGTGAAGGCGATGGCGCCCAAATGCGATCTGGTGATCGTGGTGGGGTCGCAGAACTCGTCGAACTCGCAGCGCCTGGTCGAGGTGGCACTGCAGAACGGGGCGGCGTCGTCGTACCTGGTGGACTACGCCCGCGACATCGACCTCTCGTGGCTCGACGGCGTCACCACCATCGGCGTCACCTCGGGCGCTTCGGTGCCCGAGATCCTGGTCCGCGGTGTCATCGACCTGGTGGCCGAGCACGGCTTCGAGGACGTCGAGACCGTGACCACCGCCGAGGAGACACTGACCTTCGCGCTGCCGCGTGAGCTGCGGCCCGCCCGCGCTGCACCGCAGAGCCAGAGCTAG
- a CDS encoding lipid droplet-associated protein gives MNRPPYPARVAAGLLVTTVEEARRLPTRVITFPMSAVSSGLQAGMRLQQNIAELAIKGDDALSMFFDAPEEQPAWATFDEDEVPDAPAPVPNVSAKAPATKATATKTPTTKAPAAKTPAAKAPVAKPTDKPATDSTPAAQGRLALYSSVPADVAAGTSSNGAAKPASSGSVAEIVEELEYDTLTLAQLRAKVRGLGADDLQALADHERANRNRAPFVTMIDNRIASQQKKSDAGK, from the coding sequence ATGAATCGTCCTCCGTACCCTGCACGCGTAGCAGCGGGATTGCTGGTCACCACGGTCGAAGAGGCCCGGAGACTTCCGACACGCGTCATCACCTTCCCTATGTCCGCGGTCAGCAGCGGCCTCCAGGCAGGCATGCGACTGCAGCAGAACATCGCCGAACTCGCCATCAAGGGCGACGATGCGCTCTCGATGTTCTTCGATGCACCGGAAGAGCAGCCCGCATGGGCCACGTTCGACGAGGACGAGGTGCCTGACGCCCCCGCTCCGGTGCCGAACGTGTCGGCCAAGGCTCCCGCTACCAAAGCCACGGCGACCAAAACCCCGACGACCAAGGCGCCGGCGGCGAAGACCCCGGCAGCTAAGGCTCCGGTGGCTAAGCCCACAGACAAGCCGGCCACCGACTCCACACCTGCAGCGCAGGGTCGTCTCGCCCTCTACAGCTCGGTCCCGGCCGATGTCGCCGCAGGCACGAGCAGCAACGGCGCGGCCAAACCCGCATCGTCGGGCTCGGTCGCCGAGATCGTCGAGGAGCTCGAGTACGACACGCTGACTCTGGCACAGCTTCGCGCCAAGGTCCGCGGACTCGGCGCCGACGACCTGCAGGCCCTCGCCGACCACGAGCGCGCGAACCGCAACCGGGCGCCGTTCGTGACGATGATCGACAACCGCATCGCCAGCCAGCAGAAGAAGTCTGACGCCGGGAAGTGA
- the eccCa gene encoding type VII secretion protein EccCa, with translation MPKPAVPGGDLVVAPPPELSRGVPQSLLLRLLPAVMVVAVVGMIAMMVVTGGRSAFANPLFLMFPLMMVMSMVGMVASGGRGGPARAAEVNEDRKDYLRHLEQLRGQADEVAEAQRAEAQWDHPAPSTLASLLGSRRMWERRPADPDFGDVRVGLGAHRLATVLEIPESAPADDVEPVSAVALRRFVQARSAVPDLPTAVALRGFPAISISGPHDDVHALVRSMICRLAVQHGPDHLGIAMVVADPVAPEWDWLKWLPHLGHPRRVDALGPSRMVYRSLAALEDDLAADIAERARFSRTEPSTEVRHLVVILDDGRVTGDEELALGAGLDGVTVLELGCAADSLAARRGLALIVDAGSLSARTEAGVEQFAVPDRYTLAGAEALARSLARYRPAAFGALADLDTPATAQDPGLPALVGVADAGSFDPADEWRGRRGAGRLRVPIGYSASGTPVELDLKESAHGGMGPHGLCVGATGSGKSELLRTLVLGLIATHSPDELNLVLVDFKGGATFLGLDRTNHIAAVITNLEQELSMVDRMADALSGELHRRQELLRAAGNFANVTDYERARAAGADLPPLPALVIVVDEFSELLAQKPDFAELFVAIGRLGRSLHIHLLLASQRLEEGRLRGLDSHLSYRIGLKTFSANESRTVLGVPDAYHLPSEPGAAYLKCDSGTPVRFRTSYVSGQYVAPEESCVTDDRPSTAVTVLQADTVIEVRHDDEIRTPPGESIGPTVLETLVDRIAGHGSSPHPVWLPPLEPVVAMSELPMVTHGLLSATIGVVDRPYDQRRDPLRVDLSAAAGHAAVVGGPQSGKSTALRTLICAFASTHSPAEAAFYCLDFGGGGLGAIGGLPHVGGVATRNRRDAVRRTVAEVSAVLSARESAFAEAGIDSMAAYRRARSEGRFADDEYGDVFLVVDGISVLRNEFEEIEDRVTTLVAQGLSYGVHVVVTASRWGEIRPAVKDLIGTRVELRLGDALDSEMSRRAAASVPADRPGRGITADGLHLLVASPGDAEGTAALVETVRRSHSRAAPAVRTLATDVPAEAFAAMTADLDLAAGQVAIGVGEAELAPFTADFGREPHLLVFGDAESGKTQTLRAVVEGLVASGGSETTKVVLVDFRRTLLGAVTGDHLAGYATSARTAAPMMAQLAEYLGARLPADDVSAEALADRSWWSGPDVYLVIDDYDLVATAAGNPLAPLAELLGHARDIGFRVILARRSGGLGRALFDPFIARMRDLSCDVLLMSGDPDEGYVIGRHRMQRLGIGRGEYVSRSRRAETIQVVAPRVDEPTT, from the coding sequence ATGCCGAAGCCTGCGGTACCGGGTGGCGACCTCGTCGTGGCGCCTCCGCCGGAGCTGTCCCGCGGGGTTCCGCAGAGTCTGCTGCTGCGTCTCCTGCCTGCGGTGATGGTGGTCGCGGTGGTCGGCATGATCGCGATGATGGTGGTCACCGGCGGTCGCTCCGCGTTCGCCAATCCGCTGTTCCTGATGTTCCCGCTGATGATGGTGATGTCGATGGTCGGCATGGTCGCCTCGGGTGGACGTGGCGGACCGGCGCGGGCGGCGGAGGTCAACGAGGACCGCAAGGACTACCTGCGTCACCTCGAGCAACTGCGCGGGCAGGCCGACGAGGTCGCGGAGGCGCAGCGCGCCGAGGCCCAGTGGGATCATCCCGCCCCGTCGACGCTCGCGTCATTGCTCGGATCGCGCCGGATGTGGGAGCGGCGTCCGGCCGACCCCGATTTCGGCGACGTTCGGGTGGGGCTGGGCGCGCATCGTCTCGCGACGGTGCTCGAGATTCCGGAGAGCGCACCCGCTGATGACGTCGAGCCGGTGTCCGCAGTCGCGCTGCGCCGTTTCGTCCAGGCCCGGTCGGCAGTGCCCGACCTGCCGACAGCTGTTGCCCTGCGCGGATTTCCGGCGATCAGCATCAGCGGTCCGCATGATGACGTGCACGCGCTCGTGCGGTCGATGATCTGCCGTCTCGCGGTTCAGCACGGTCCAGACCATCTGGGGATAGCGATGGTCGTCGCCGATCCGGTGGCACCGGAATGGGACTGGCTGAAATGGCTGCCGCATCTCGGGCATCCGCGCCGCGTCGACGCACTGGGGCCGTCGCGAATGGTCTACCGCTCGTTGGCCGCCTTGGAGGACGACCTGGCGGCCGACATCGCCGAACGCGCCAGGTTCTCCCGCACCGAGCCGTCGACCGAAGTGCGGCATCTGGTGGTGATCCTCGACGACGGGCGGGTGACCGGCGACGAGGAACTCGCACTCGGGGCGGGACTCGACGGCGTCACCGTCCTCGAACTCGGTTGTGCGGCGGACTCGCTAGCTGCCCGTCGCGGTCTGGCTCTGATCGTGGACGCCGGATCCCTGTCGGCGCGTACCGAAGCCGGGGTGGAGCAGTTCGCCGTGCCCGACCGGTACACGCTCGCAGGCGCGGAGGCGCTGGCGAGATCGCTCGCGCGGTACCGACCTGCTGCATTCGGTGCACTGGCAGATCTCGACACTCCGGCCACCGCGCAGGATCCGGGGCTGCCCGCACTGGTGGGCGTGGCAGATGCGGGTTCGTTCGACCCAGCGGACGAATGGCGTGGTCGTCGCGGTGCGGGCAGACTGCGGGTGCCGATCGGGTACTCGGCGTCCGGAACGCCCGTCGAACTCGATCTGAAGGAGAGCGCGCACGGGGGAATGGGACCGCACGGTCTGTGCGTGGGTGCCACGGGCAGTGGAAAGTCGGAACTCCTCCGCACGCTGGTCCTGGGGCTCATCGCCACGCACTCGCCCGACGAGCTGAATCTCGTACTCGTCGACTTCAAAGGCGGCGCGACCTTTCTGGGGCTTGATCGCACGAATCACATTGCCGCGGTCATCACCAACCTGGAGCAGGAGCTCTCGATGGTGGACCGCATGGCGGACGCCCTGTCCGGCGAGCTGCACCGCAGGCAGGAGCTCCTCCGGGCCGCCGGAAACTTCGCCAACGTCACCGATTACGAACGTGCGCGCGCAGCCGGCGCCGACCTGCCGCCGTTGCCCGCCCTGGTGATCGTGGTCGACGAGTTCTCCGAACTGCTCGCCCAGAAGCCCGACTTCGCCGAACTCTTCGTGGCGATCGGAAGACTCGGCCGTTCGCTGCACATCCATCTACTTCTCGCCTCGCAACGACTAGAGGAGGGGCGGCTGCGCGGGCTGGACAGTCATCTGTCGTACCGGATCGGATTGAAGACCTTCTCCGCCAACGAGTCACGGACCGTTCTCGGAGTTCCGGACGCCTATCACCTGCCGAGCGAACCGGGTGCGGCATATCTCAAGTGCGACTCGGGGACGCCGGTCAGGTTCCGCACCTCGTACGTGTCGGGACAGTACGTGGCACCGGAGGAATCGTGCGTGACCGACGACCGCCCCTCGACAGCCGTGACAGTCCTGCAAGCCGACACCGTCATCGAGGTCCGTCACGACGACGAGATCCGCACCCCGCCGGGGGAGAGCATCGGGCCGACAGTTCTCGAGACCCTCGTGGATCGCATTGCCGGACATGGAAGCTCGCCGCACCCGGTGTGGCTCCCGCCTCTCGAACCGGTGGTCGCGATGAGCGAACTCCCGATGGTGACGCACGGTCTCTTGTCCGCGACGATCGGCGTCGTCGACCGGCCTTACGATCAGCGACGTGATCCGTTGCGGGTCGATCTCTCTGCAGCGGCCGGGCATGCCGCGGTCGTCGGTGGCCCGCAGTCGGGCAAGTCGACGGCGCTCCGCACGCTGATCTGCGCCTTCGCGTCGACGCACTCGCCTGCGGAGGCGGCGTTCTACTGTCTCGACTTCGGCGGAGGCGGGCTCGGGGCGATCGGCGGTCTGCCGCACGTGGGCGGGGTGGCCACGCGCAATCGTCGAGATGCGGTCCGTCGCACCGTGGCCGAGGTGTCGGCGGTGCTGAGCGCGCGGGAGAGTGCGTTCGCCGAAGCGGGGATCGATTCGATGGCCGCTTACCGCCGCGCCCGTAGTGAGGGGCGGTTCGCCGACGACGAGTACGGCGACGTCTTCCTCGTGGTGGACGGGATCAGTGTGCTGCGCAACGAGTTCGAGGAGATCGAGGACCGCGTGACGACGCTGGTGGCGCAAGGTCTGTCGTACGGCGTGCACGTCGTGGTCACCGCCAGCCGATGGGGCGAGATCAGACCCGCAGTCAAGGACCTGATCGGCACTCGGGTGGAGCTCCGACTCGGTGACGCCCTGGATTCGGAGATGAGCAGACGTGCGGCGGCTTCGGTGCCCGCCGACCGGCCGGGCCGCGGCATCACCGCGGACGGTCTGCACCTGCTGGTCGCGTCGCCAGGCGACGCGGAGGGGACGGCGGCGCTCGTCGAGACTGTTCGGCGTTCGCACAGCCGTGCCGCACCGGCTGTGCGAACGCTGGCGACCGACGTGCCCGCGGAGGCGTTCGCGGCGATGACCGCCGATCTCGACCTCGCGGCAGGCCAAGTGGCGATCGGCGTCGGTGAGGCCGAGCTCGCGCCGTTCACCGCCGACTTCGGCAGGGAGCCGCACCTGCTGGTGTTCGGCGACGCGGAGAGCGGCAAGACGCAGACGCTGCGGGCGGTGGTGGAAGGACTCGTCGCGAGTGGCGGATCCGAGACGACCAAGGTGGTGCTCGTCGACTTTCGTCGCACGCTGCTCGGTGCCGTGACCGGAGACCATCTCGCGGGATATGCGACGTCGGCCCGGACGGCCGCGCCGATGATGGCACAGCTGGCGGAGTACTTGGGTGCGCGTCTACCCGCCGACGACGTGTCCGCCGAGGCTCTCGCCGACCGTTCGTGGTGGTCGGGCCCCGACGTCTACCTGGTGATCGACGATTACGACCTGGTGGCGACCGCCGCTGGGAATCCGCTCGCACCGCTCGCTGAACTTCTTGGCCATGCGCGCGACATCGGGTTCCGGGTGATTCTCGCCCGTCGATCCGGAGGTCTCGGACGGGCGCTGTTCGACCCGTTCATCGCCCGGATGCGCGACCTGTCGTGCGACGTCCTGTTGATGAGCGGCGACCCCGACGAGGGCTACGTGATCGGCCGCCACCGGATGCAGCGCCTGGGAATCGGTCGTGGCGAGTACGTATCGCGCAGCAGGCGGGCGGAGACGATCCAGGTGGTCGCTCCCCGAGTCGACGAGCCCACGACGTGA
- a CDS encoding YceI family protein, with product MASTQRFGPAEGSLTLHTDVTGKAARTGHRLTIGFTDWTATVDYTADQPSHVRVQVATGSLQVRSGEGGLTPLTAPERTVARANAVKVLKAEKFPQIVFDASEVVADGDGYRLTGRLEICGKTRPHILSVAPTGAGAARTVAGQTVVSHADFGLKPFGMMMGALRVADEATVRLQIAVPE from the coding sequence ATGGCCTCCACCCAACGATTCGGTCCTGCCGAGGGATCGCTCACCTTGCACACCGACGTCACCGGAAAGGCCGCGCGCACCGGTCACCGGCTCACCATCGGATTCACGGACTGGACGGCCACCGTCGACTACACGGCCGACCAGCCGTCCCATGTTCGTGTGCAGGTCGCGACCGGATCGCTGCAGGTGAGATCCGGCGAGGGCGGACTCACGCCGCTGACGGCGCCCGAACGCACGGTGGCGCGAGCGAATGCGGTCAAGGTGCTCAAGGCGGAGAAGTTCCCGCAGATCGTCTTCGACGCCTCCGAGGTGGTCGCCGACGGCGACGGATACCGGCTCACCGGACGACTGGAGATCTGCGGGAAGACTCGACCGCACATCCTGAGCGTCGCACCGACCGGGGCAGGCGCGGCCCGCACGGTGGCGGGGCAGACGGTGGTCAGTCACGCCGACTTCGGGCTCAAGCCGTTCGGGATGATGATGGGCGCTCTGCGAGTCGCAGACGAGGCGACGGTCCGCCTGCAGATCGCTGTGCCCGAGTAG
- a CDS encoding type VII secretion-associated protein produces MRIVVPGTWHRTDLSGDRPMDGAGVRAVFADPDDGRRIVVVVTELRAGSTRASVAESLANRLRQRGDHVVREFASDAVFGGRHVISYRETPASGPALAWYIHVDGRTQVSVGCQRGSGAHVVGEECADAVASIAQIG; encoded by the coding sequence GTGCGGATCGTCGTGCCGGGCACCTGGCATCGGACCGACCTGTCCGGTGATCGGCCCATGGACGGTGCGGGAGTTCGCGCGGTGTTCGCCGACCCGGATGACGGGCGCCGCATCGTCGTGGTCGTCACAGAACTGCGTGCCGGTTCCACCCGGGCATCGGTTGCCGAGAGCCTCGCCAACCGGCTGCGGCAGCGCGGCGACCACGTGGTCCGCGAGTTCGCGTCCGATGCGGTGTTCGGTGGCCGCCACGTCATCTCCTACCGCGAGACGCCGGCTTCCGGGCCCGCCCTCGCCTGGTACATCCACGTCGATGGGCGGACCCAGGTGAGCGTCGGCTGCCAGCGGGGAAGCGGCGCCCACGTGGTGGGTGAGGAATGCGCCGACGCGGTCGCGTCGATCGCGCAGATCGGGTGA
- the mycP gene encoding type VII secretion-associated serine protease mycosin, which produces MSSDRVLRQPLRVALTAALIAFISPVMLASSAAATPVGAQLVPVIEPGPLPAAGPIRPSSPTRRHARCARTLPAAGDSTAPPPGHALLDVATAHRFSRGAGVKVAVIDTGVAPHRRLPDLIPGGDYVSNGDGLSDCDAHGTLVAGIIAARPSAGDAFVGVAPEATIISIRQSSGAYRATSARGSAATVGVGYGPLTTLAKAIVRAVDLGAGVINISETACLPRGENPGDSEVGRALRHARDQDVVTVVAAGNLADATSCRTQNPVAAASPATGWSKVATIATPARFAPLVLSVGATTAIDGSPAEFTLRGPWVSVAAPGTGTVSIAPGPHGPRLVNALSGADGAVPLAGTSYAAAYVAGTAALVRSRFPEASADDVLERILRTAHSGGNDTAVGHGIIDPVAALTAELPGAATMPDPAAGHAIAAPSPDTVADSGLSRILLGAVLACGVVLAGRRARTAQL; this is translated from the coding sequence GTGAGCTCTGACCGAGTGCTCCGTCAGCCCCTGCGCGTTGCGTTGACCGCGGCCCTGATCGCGTTCATCAGCCCGGTGATGCTCGCATCGTCGGCGGCCGCGACTCCGGTCGGCGCGCAATTGGTTCCGGTGATCGAACCCGGACCGCTCCCGGCTGCGGGCCCGATCCGCCCCTCGTCGCCGACCCGGAGGCATGCACGGTGCGCCCGGACTCTCCCGGCGGCCGGCGACTCGACCGCTCCCCCGCCCGGACATGCGCTCCTCGACGTGGCGACGGCGCATCGCTTCAGCCGGGGCGCGGGGGTGAAGGTCGCGGTCATCGACACCGGTGTCGCACCGCATCGGCGGCTCCCCGACCTGATCCCGGGCGGGGACTACGTCTCGAACGGTGACGGACTCAGCGACTGCGACGCCCACGGCACGTTGGTCGCCGGCATCATCGCGGCCAGACCGTCGGCCGGCGACGCCTTCGTGGGAGTGGCGCCGGAGGCCACGATCATCTCGATCCGGCAGTCCAGCGGCGCGTACCGCGCCACCTCGGCACGCGGTTCCGCTGCCACGGTCGGCGTCGGCTACGGTCCGCTCACCACCCTCGCCAAGGCCATCGTGCGCGCGGTCGACCTCGGTGCGGGCGTCATCAACATCTCCGAGACGGCTTGCTTGCCACGCGGCGAGAACCCCGGCGACTCCGAGGTCGGGCGGGCACTGCGGCATGCCCGCGACCAGGATGTCGTCACCGTCGTCGCAGCGGGCAATCTGGCTGATGCGACGTCGTGCCGCACCCAGAATCCGGTGGCCGCCGCCTCACCGGCGACGGGCTGGTCGAAGGTCGCCACCATCGCCACTCCTGCGCGCTTCGCACCGCTCGTGCTGTCGGTCGGCGCCACCACCGCAATCGACGGGTCACCCGCCGAGTTCACGCTGCGCGGACCGTGGGTATCGGTCGCCGCACCGGGTACCGGCACCGTCAGCATCGCGCCCGGACCCCATGGGCCTCGGTTGGTGAACGCCCTCTCCGGCGCGGACGGAGCGGTTCCGCTCGCCGGGACGAGTTACGCCGCCGCGTACGTGGCGGGTACTGCCGCTCTCGTTCGCTCGCGCTTCCCGGAAGCGTCCGCCGACGACGTACTCGAGCGAATCCTGCGCACCGCCCACAGTGGCGGGAACGACACCGCAGTCGGTCACGGAATCATCGATCCCGTCGCGGCGTTGACCGCCGAGCTACCCGGTGCGGCGACGATGCCCGATCCCGCCGCCGGGCACGCCATCGCCGCTCCTTCACCGGACACCGTCGCCGATTCGGGCCTGTCACGGATTCTGCTCGGTGCCGTGCTGGCCTGCGGCGTGGTGCTGGCCGGGCGGCGCGCTCGCACCGCCCAGCTCTGA
- the eccD gene encoding type VII secretion integral membrane protein EccD, with protein MTVISGLVRISVVGGRTQADLAVPANVPLAALLPDVLAVLRIDSAEPSREAAQEGPRWTLARIGGQTLASDATLAESQIRDGDLLMLTDDAPATPGPIVDDVVAGMAALSGETREPWTAAAARTTAYTIGLLAAGISALAAVTAVVRGDTSSVLWFTTGATSVLVLVAFAGHRIGLDPRTSAVASTAATAFAAAAGFAAGSGTASQVALTGIATTAVAAVGHRATGRATAVHTSIATVGGLTAVIGACVALWDLSLPALGAGAAALGVCTLLAAGRLSIAAAGLPLPPVPVAAPTVTDPAAERSVVEGVDALGPIAPDPLGAIADLALGDLTALARRSASAASHLTGIVSGATAFTVTATVITAATAELAWTPLVYCLAVASALLTRGRVHADRMQSTSLIVGSAMCVAGGVAAAAWTAHSSSAAIAAMIGAAEVGCVALIAGTLVPAQTYSPLQVRAAEIAQYAVLVCLFPLLLWVLDAYRLVREL; from the coding sequence ATGACCGTTATATCCGGACTTGTGCGTATCTCGGTGGTCGGGGGCCGCACGCAGGCCGACCTGGCGGTCCCGGCGAACGTACCGCTCGCGGCGCTGCTCCCGGACGTGCTCGCCGTCCTGCGCATCGACTCCGCTGAACCATCGCGTGAGGCGGCCCAGGAGGGGCCGCGTTGGACGCTGGCTCGCATCGGCGGACAGACTCTCGCTTCCGATGCGACGCTCGCCGAATCGCAGATCCGCGACGGTGACCTGCTGATGCTGACCGACGACGCACCCGCGACACCCGGGCCCATCGTGGATGACGTGGTGGCCGGGATGGCTGCCCTGAGCGGTGAGACACGTGAGCCATGGACCGCCGCCGCAGCCCGTACCACCGCCTATACGATCGGCCTGCTCGCTGCCGGGATCTCCGCGCTGGCTGCAGTCACCGCAGTGGTTCGCGGCGACACCTCGTCCGTGCTCTGGTTCACCACGGGCGCGACGTCGGTGCTGGTCCTCGTCGCATTCGCCGGGCACCGGATCGGGTTGGACCCGCGCACATCGGCCGTCGCATCGACAGCGGCGACGGCGTTCGCAGCGGCGGCCGGTTTCGCCGCCGGTTCGGGGACGGCGTCGCAGGTTGCGCTGACCGGCATCGCAACGACCGCCGTTGCGGCGGTCGGACACCGTGCCACCGGGCGTGCGACGGCCGTGCACACTTCGATCGCCACGGTGGGCGGACTCACCGCCGTCATCGGCGCCTGCGTCGCACTCTGGGACCTATCGCTCCCGGCTCTCGGCGCGGGCGCAGCCGCACTCGGCGTGTGCACGCTCCTCGCGGCCGGGCGCCTGTCGATCGCAGCCGCCGGGTTGCCGCTGCCACCGGTACCGGTGGCAGCGCCGACCGTCACCGACCCGGCCGCCGAACGCTCGGTGGTCGAGGGCGTCGACGCGTTGGGGCCGATCGCCCCGGATCCGTTGGGGGCCATCGCCGATCTCGCCCTGGGCGATCTGACTGCTCTCGCCCGCCGGTCCGCGTCGGCTGCGTCGCACCTGACCGGCATCGTGTCCGGTGCTACCGCGTTCACGGTGACCGCGACGGTCATCACCGCGGCGACTGCCGAGCTGGCGTGGACTCCTCTCGTCTACTGTCTGGCGGTGGCATCGGCACTGCTCACGCGCGGTCGAGTGCACGCCGACCGAATGCAGTCGACGAGTCTGATCGTCGGCTCGGCGATGTGCGTCGCCGGTGGGGTCGCGGCCGCCGCATGGACGGCGCACTCGTCGTCGGCGGCCATCGCGGCGATGATCGGGGCCGCAGAAGTCGGCTGCGTGGCCCTGATCGCCGGCACTCTCGTTCCCGCGCAGACCTATTCGCCGTTGCAGGTGCGAGCGGCCGAGATCGCGCAGTACGCCGTTCTGGTCTGCCTGTTTCCGCTCCTCCTCTGGGTTCTGGACGCGTATCGCCTGGTCCGTGAGCTCTGA
- the xseA gene encoding exodeoxyribonuclease VII large subunit, whose translation MTSPGGQTPANSAEAPWPVRTISFKIGEWIHKLGQVWVEGQLTQINQRPGTRTAFLTLRDPAADMSLSLTCDPNLLRRSPVPLTEGARVVVYGRPNFYAGRGTISLRITDIRPVGIGELLARIERVKALLAAEGLFDARRKRPLPFLPHTIGLISGRASAAQRDIIAVAEQRWEAVQFDVRDAPVQGPTAVPAILTHLTELDADPRVQVIVIARGGGSVEDLLPFSDETLVRAVAECRTPVVSAIGHEPDNPLIDLAADIRAATPTDAAKRVVPDVTAELASIATLRQRSAHALRNWVHREQRVLDGLRARPALARPLTIVDSRQDRVDGALVDIRRSVRHLLTVEEHRHAQLASRLATLGPAQTLARGYAVVQRTDTDAPHAVRTIADLPDGAQVRIRVADGSTRARVHANESTDEGDAS comes from the coding sequence GTGACCTCACCGGGCGGGCAGACGCCGGCCAATTCGGCGGAGGCGCCGTGGCCGGTGCGCACGATCAGCTTCAAGATCGGCGAATGGATCCACAAGCTCGGCCAGGTGTGGGTGGAAGGGCAGCTCACTCAGATCAACCAGCGTCCCGGCACGCGCACCGCGTTCCTCACGCTGCGTGATCCGGCGGCCGACATGTCGTTGTCACTGACGTGCGATCCCAACCTGCTGCGCCGCAGCCCGGTGCCGTTGACCGAGGGCGCACGCGTCGTCGTCTACGGCCGCCCCAATTTCTACGCAGGGCGCGGCACCATCTCGCTGCGGATCACCGACATCCGGCCGGTCGGCATCGGCGAGTTACTCGCCCGCATCGAGCGGGTGAAGGCGCTCCTCGCCGCCGAGGGGCTCTTCGATGCGCGCCGCAAGCGACCGCTCCCGTTCCTTCCGCACACGATCGGTCTGATCAGCGGGCGGGCGAGCGCCGCCCAGCGCGACATCATCGCGGTCGCGGAGCAACGGTGGGAGGCCGTGCAGTTCGACGTCCGCGATGCGCCTGTTCAAGGCCCCACCGCCGTACCGGCGATTCTCACGCATCTCACCGAACTCGACGCCGATCCGCGCGTGCAGGTGATCGTGATCGCCCGCGGCGGCGGCAGCGTCGAGGACCTCCTGCCCTTCTCCGATGAGACGCTCGTGCGCGCCGTCGCCGAGTGCCGCACTCCGGTGGTCAGCGCGATCGGCCACGAGCCGGACAATCCACTGATCGACCTGGCCGCCGACATCCGCGCGGCCACCCCGACCGACGCCGCCAAGCGCGTCGTTCCGGATGTCACGGCCGAACTCGCCTCGATCGCGACGTTGCGGCAGCGCAGCGCGCACGCCCTGCGGAACTGGGTGCACCGCGAGCAGCGGGTCCTCGACGGCCTCCGCGCCCGGCCGGCGCTCGCCCGCCCCCTGACGATCGTCGACTCCCGGCAGGACCGGGTCGACGGCGCCCTCGTCGACATCCGCCGCAGCGTCCGCCACCTGCTCACCGTCGAGGAGCACCGGCACGCCCAGCTCGCCTCGCGCCTCGCCACTCTGGGACCGGCCCAGACCCTCGCCCGCGGTTACGCCGTCGTGCAGCGCACCGACACCGACGCCCCGCACGCCGTGCGGACGATTGCCGATCTGCCCGACGGTGCGCAGGTCCGCATCCGGGTGGCCGACGGATCGACCCGCGCGAGGGTGCACGCGAACGAATCCACCGACGAAGGAGATGCATCGTGA